A single genomic interval of Campylobacter concisus harbors:
- a CDS encoding phage late control D family protein — protein MVKHPNFKLEANGKDITEIIKANLISLNFDDKEGSKSDEISFSVSGIYAKPVFGDSLKLWLGYGEDLYLCGSFSVQTASRDYKNYATEVRATAVNFASPQKIKKRRSWENTTVFEIARKIADENKLAVKTSGQDQNIASVLQNDAGDLDFLYGLCFDYGFIMAVKNNTIVIAAKDAKGDETQTSNTPKNESLPKFTLNLAELYSLEITEANRNSYGAVIVEWQDIEAGKTKSIKVGAGDQIYKMQIAQPKSDNEAFRQGEAKLNELQKGGINGRCSLPGANIVAGGKLKFSGIAGLEANEFSIKSAGHRLSTDNYEIEIEFEG, from the coding sequence ATGGTAAAACACCCGAATTTCAAGCTCGAAGCAAACGGCAAAGATATTACGGAGATTATCAAAGCAAATCTCATCAGTCTAAATTTCGACGACAAGGAAGGCAGCAAAAGCGACGAGATAAGCTTTAGCGTTAGCGGTATATACGCCAAGCCCGTATTCGGAGATAGTCTTAAACTTTGGCTAGGATATGGGGAGGATCTTTATCTTTGCGGCTCGTTTAGCGTCCAGACCGCAAGCAGAGACTACAAAAACTACGCTACGGAAGTAAGAGCCACTGCCGTAAACTTCGCAAGCCCTCAAAAAATCAAAAAGCGCAGAAGCTGGGAGAACACCACCGTATTTGAAATAGCAAGAAAAATAGCCGACGAAAATAAACTTGCCGTAAAAACGTCCGGACAAGATCAAAACATCGCCTCCGTCTTGCAAAACGACGCGGGAGATCTAGATTTCTTGTATGGGCTGTGCTTTGATTACGGCTTTATCATGGCTGTCAAAAATAACACCATCGTCATAGCCGCAAAAGATGCAAAGGGAGACGAAACGCAAACGTCAAATACCCCTAAAAACGAGAGTTTGCCTAAATTTACCCTAAATTTAGCCGAGCTTTACTCGTTAGAGATTACGGAGGCAAACAGAAACTCTTACGGAGCGGTCATAGTAGAGTGGCAAGACATAGAAGCGGGTAAAACAAAGAGTATTAAGGTGGGTGCAGGAGATCAAATCTACAAGATGCAAATAGCCCAACCAAAGAGCGACAACGAGGCTTTTAGGCAAGGCGAAGCAAAGCTAAACGAGCTACAAAAGGGCGGCATAAACGGCAGGTGTAGTTTACCCGGCGCAAATATAGTAGCAGGCGGAAAGCTGAAATTTAGCGGTATAGCGGGGCTAGAAGCAAACGAATTTAGTATAAAGAGCGCAGGTCATAGATTAAGTACGGATAATTACGAAATAGAGATTGAGTTTGAGGGGTGA
- a CDS encoding gp53-like domain-containing protein, with the protein MANLKEENKWEEGIYQLEVTDPVVGGIDGISNKQAKQLANRTKFLKESIDTFADTKLDKLAQAVDSAKLGGLTSDAFAKLNEENTFTKNITIGSEGIFYANNNDSHFLIAAKNKGQAIGLGTPKPDGSPVWHYFTHEGFKTDAGVNAGILKIKGVNTDEIYLKKDDDAFSSSKSENGYTRLPNGLIIQWGLALVEKGDNTVPTLFPIAFPNKCLNVVATHLGLDRNVSAIIVGGTMTAAGVAFRHNWEHTATHISYLAIGY; encoded by the coding sequence ATGGCTAATCTAAAAGAAGAAAACAAGTGGGAAGAAGGCATCTATCAGCTTGAAGTAACCGATCCGGTAGTAGGTGGGATAGATGGCATCAGTAACAAACAAGCAAAACAACTGGCAAATAGGACGAAATTCTTAAAAGAGAGCATAGACACATTTGCTGACACAAAGCTTGACAAATTAGCGCAAGCCGTAGATAGTGCAAAGCTAGGCGGACTGACCTCTGATGCCTTTGCAAAGCTTAATGAAGAAAATACCTTTACTAAAAATATAACTATCGGTAGCGAAGGTATATTTTACGCAAACAACAACGATAGCCACTTTTTGATAGCAGCTAAAAACAAAGGTCAAGCTATAGGTCTTGGCACCCCAAAACCTGACGGCTCACCAGTATGGCACTATTTCACGCATGAGGGTTTTAAGACAGACGCTGGCGTCAATGCCGGCATCCTAAAAATAAAAGGCGTGAATACGGATGAAATCTACCTAAAAAAAGATGATGATGCTTTCTCTAGCTCAAAAAGCGAAAATGGCTATACAAGGTTACCGAACGGACTGATAATACAATGGGGACTAGCTCTAGTGGAAAAAGGAGACAATACAGTGCCAACGCTTTTTCCTATCGCATTCCCAAATAAGTGCCTAAATGTTGTGGCAACACATCTAGGGCTTGATAGAAACGTAAGCGCGATAATAGTAGGTGGAACGATGACAGCAGCGGGCGTTGCATTTAGACATAATTGGGAGCACACTGCAACGCACATAAGCTATCTAGCAATCGGATATTAA
- a CDS encoding GPW/gp25 family protein: MKYLIDIENSIKDILLTPLGSRVMLPEYGSRIYELIDRKVDDEFRADLACFVIEAVEKWEKRVKIDEVRLVGLKDHKLNFKIVLTSGNEIGIEI, from the coding sequence ATGAAATATCTCATTGATATAGAAAACTCTATCAAAGACATACTTCTAACTCCGCTTGGCTCAAGGGTGATGCTACCTGAGTATGGCAGCAGAATTTATGAGCTAATAGATCGCAAGGTAGATGATGAATTTCGTGCTGATCTGGCGTGTTTTGTGATAGAGGCGGTTGAGAAATGGGAAAAGAGAGTAAAGATCGATGAAGTTCGTCTTGTAGGTCTAAAAGATCATAAGCTAAATTTTAAGATCGTTTTAACGAGTGGTAATGAGATAGGAATTGAAATATGA
- a CDS encoding baseplate J/gp47 family protein: MKLENLPYPTVIEELNFNKLLKGIKELFKGYLNDDEISLLESDRFSALLETLAYRELLLRARINESVKSMLLPYASGSDLDNVVAIYGIERLQGEKPMADIELTLSIVKDSDTIVPAKSVFRSEKGGIAILKDSVVIKRGELKATGKIVLDEFIKESTVKCELIQTPLPFVLKAKQTSNFTGGADKESDERLRERAVLSLERFSTAGSAKAYIYQALSANAKVEEVSVLNGGPGIVNVYLKTSDMSEATRQSVEDHLGGEKVRPLTDTVNVKNATIKDITISAQLELTDMFLQDEIDKTIKTSRSSLSLGEDLNLSYIYKLLHQDGVYRVNLKVPATDTKVNNDSFIRLNFNLSYKKAEL; encoded by the coding sequence ATGAAGCTAGAAAATTTACCATATCCAACCGTTATCGAAGAGCTAAATTTTAACAAGCTTTTAAAGGGCATTAAAGAGCTCTTTAAAGGCTATCTAAACGATGACGAAATTTCTTTGCTTGAAAGCGATCGTTTCTCCGCGCTTCTTGAAACGCTTGCATATCGTGAGCTTTTGCTAAGGGCTAGGATAAATGAGAGCGTAAAAAGTATGCTTTTACCTTATGCCTCAGGCAGCGATCTTGACAACGTGGTAGCGATCTATGGTATCGAAAGGCTTCAGGGCGAAAAGCCAATGGCCGACATCGAACTAACTTTATCTATCGTAAAAGATAGCGATACCATCGTGCCTGCAAAGAGCGTATTTAGAAGCGAAAAAGGGGGTATCGCCATCCTCAAAGATAGCGTAGTCATCAAACGCGGCGAGCTAAAAGCCACCGGTAAAATAGTTCTTGATGAGTTTATTAAGGAAAGCACGGTCAAATGCGAACTCATTCAAACTCCGCTACCTTTTGTGCTCAAAGCCAAACAAACATCAAATTTCACCGGTGGAGCGGACAAAGAAAGTGATGAGAGGTTGCGCGAGCGAGCTGTGCTTTCGCTAGAGAGATTTTCAACCGCTGGAAGTGCAAAAGCATATATTTATCAAGCATTATCTGCAAATGCAAAGGTTGAGGAAGTAAGCGTGCTAAACGGCGGGCCCGGTATCGTGAATGTCTATCTAAAAACCTCTGATATGAGCGAGGCTACGCGTCAAAGCGTAGAGGATCATCTAGGCGGCGAAAAGGTTAGACCGCTCACCGATACAGTGAACGTCAAAAACGCGACTATCAAAGATATAACAATTAGTGCGCAGCTTGAACTAACGGATATGTTTTTACAAGATGAGATCGATAAAACGATAAAGACAAGTAGGAGCAGCCTAAGCTTAGGCGAGGATCTAAATTTAAGCTATATCTACAAGCTACTTCATCAAGATGGCGTTTATAGGGTAAATTTAAAAGTTCCCGCTACCGACACAAAAGTAAATAATGATAGCTTTATAAGGCTAAATTTTAATCTAAGCTACAAAAAGGCCGAGCTATGA
- a CDS encoding tail protein X has translation MTKIYIAKDNDRLDTIVYAHYGYLRFFEQVLALNPKLAATLKAGDRVFLPEIKEKAKEQAKLW, from the coding sequence ATGACTAAAATTTACATAGCTAAGGATAACGATAGGCTCGATACTATCGTTTACGCGCATTATGGGTATTTAAGATTTTTTGAGCAGGTTTTAGCCCTAAATCCAAAACTAGCCGCTACGCTTAAAGCGGGCGATAGGGTATTTTTGCCCGAGATAAAAGAGAAAGCCAAAGAACAGGCCAAATTATGGTAA
- a CDS encoding sulfatase-like hydrolase/transferase produces MEDANSTTFIVLHLQGSHGPIYYKGYPSKFKEFTPTCDTAELNKCTPEEIANTYDSTILYEDYLQSEPINALEARKDKFEVTMFFFSDHGESLGENGIYLHGLPYSIAPDEQKHIPAIIFSSDSELLKRLKTRRDESLSHDFIFSSVLGYFGVKTKAYEPEFDIFR; encoded by the coding sequence ATCGAAGATGCAAATTCCACCACCTTTATCGTGCTACATCTGCAAGGCTCGCACGGCCCTATCTACTACAAAGGCTACCCAAGCAAATTTAAAGAATTTACCCCAACTTGCGATACTGCCGAGCTAAACAAATGTACACCAGAAGAGATAGCAAACACCTACGACAGCACCATTTTATACGAGGACTATCTACAAAGCGAGCCGATAAATGCCCTTGAAGCAAGAAAAGATAAATTTGAAGTCACTATGTTCTTTTTCTCAGATCACGGGGAGAGCCTAGGCGAAAATGGCATATATTTACATGGTCTGCCATATTCTATCGCTCCAGATGAGCAAAAACACATCCCAGCCATCATCTTTTCAAGCGATAGTGAGCTTTTAAAAAGGCTAAAAACTAGGAGAGATGAGAGCCTTTCACATGATTTTATATTTAGCTCAGTTCTTGGATATTTTGGGGTAAAAACTAAGGCTTATGAGCCAGAATTTGATATTTTTAGGTAG
- a CDS encoding phage tail protein, which produces MVLNLGGFKFNWKQVGGISLETEFGISSQDRIQNHPALFAANLGNQIVNIEGQTMPYNGDKQTALKRLYELAHSRQSYALTNGNGKYFGRFAVVKISEKQAVFTPNGAFFTQSFSLELRRDYD; this is translated from the coding sequence ATGGTCTTAAATTTAGGAGGCTTTAAATTTAACTGGAAACAAGTAGGCGGTATATCTTTGGAGACCGAGTTTGGCATAAGCTCGCAGGACCGTATCCAAAATCATCCGGCTTTATTTGCGGCAAATTTAGGAAACCAAATCGTGAACATAGAGGGCCAGACCATGCCCTATAACGGCGACAAACAAACGGCATTAAAAAGGCTTTACGAGCTAGCGCACAGTAGGCAAAGCTATGCGCTAACCAACGGAAACGGCAAATATTTTGGCAGGTTCGCGGTTGTTAAAATCAGCGAAAAACAAGCTGTATTTACCCCAAACGGAGCGTTTTTTACGCAGAGCTTTAGTTTGGAGCTCAGGAGAGATTATGACTAA
- a CDS encoding phage tail assembly protein — protein MRKMTIKLPINGKEVEIFAPTVRVMKLAGLEKSDDERAIKLVVSCANMSSDEVESLDMLDFKAIEEVIKDFLQPAKK, from the coding sequence ATGAGAAAAATGACGATTAAGTTGCCTATTAACGGCAAAGAAGTAGAAATTTTCGCGCCTACGGTTAGAGTTATGAAGCTAGCCGGGCTTGAAAAAAGCGACGACGAGAGAGCGATCAAGCTAGTAGTTAGCTGCGCTAATATGTCAAGCGACGAAGTAGAAAGCCTTGATATGCTTGATTTTAAAGCGATCGAGGAGGTGATTAAGGATTTTTTGCAACCTGCGAAAAAATAG
- a CDS encoding phage baseplate assembly protein V yields MSREYFIEVATISEVRGDKARVAVGSMVTDFLPVFQSFSNSFAVSFSPIRAGEQVLVLPVRGDLNSGVILRGLYQSAHKEEPTDKKVHVSFEDGVSMSYDTAASTLEIKSPKSINITCENANLNARNVTVTANDTVVKSPSIKLLGNTLIQGAINTAGSGGGSGSFEINGDVRITGSITAGGNANFGGSVSDARGNLTDHTNNGLARD; encoded by the coding sequence ATGAGTAGGGAATATTTTATAGAAGTCGCAACGATTAGCGAGGTTCGCGGCGACAAGGCAAGAGTAGCCGTAGGCTCGATGGTTACCGATTTTTTGCCGGTATTTCAAAGCTTCTCAAACTCCTTTGCCGTAAGCTTTTCGCCCATTAGAGCGGGCGAACAGGTTTTAGTCTTGCCTGTTAGAGGCGATCTAAATAGCGGCGTTATACTTCGCGGACTCTACCAAAGCGCGCACAAAGAGGAGCCGACAGATAAAAAGGTACACGTAAGCTTTGAAGACGGCGTAAGCATGAGCTACGATACGGCCGCATCGACTCTTGAAATCAAAAGTCCAAAATCGATAAATATAACCTGCGAAAACGCAAATTTGAACGCCAGAAACGTAACCGTAACGGCAAACGACACCGTCGTAAAAAGCCCGAGCATAAAGCTACTTGGCAACACTTTGATACAAGGGGCGATAAATACAGCAGGAAGTGGTGGTGGTAGTGGTAGCTTTGAAATAAACGGAGATGTAAGGATCACTGGCTCAATCACAGCAGGTGGCAATGCAAACTTTGGTGGTAGCGTAAGTGATGCGCGTGGCAACCTAACAGATCATACAAATAACGGACTTGCGAGGGATTAA
- a CDS encoding phage tail tape measure protein, with amino-acid sequence MDNSQIGISIGLAVKGLSQISELKKGFDGLKSKISQAKNAVTSLDSAKLSSLSAQIKSARKELFSELTLNLGAIANSAAIGLPIKLAIDDEAAFANVKKYVDDTDENLTTLKNSMRGLSTSLGKSFGDIAQIAVGGGKINLKGDELVVYTKMLATGSVAFEMSADALSRAANNMKVGFKMDNLELLNDFFDRVNLLDNKVTNANADEIFEATALTAANASLIGLSATDAAAISSTMLSTGKATSVVGTSLNALYSTLSMADKKGKAFQEALASIGMDAGYLKAALAKDAAGAITTFLEAISKADKDKQAGLLYDLVGGNFNDEIAGLVTNIDALKENMRLARSNEAIGSMQKELQTKLDTTKSGIERLTQAWRNLGSNLGETFLPLANLLASALGGIAGTLGELNSKFPTTSTVIVSAVAGFMMFKPLLLIGKIALLSVADGFLGVVKMLKFLNPLNLVAAARWSAHAFSLAGATLAAKAHAFSMLLVGARLRSALILTAAWSGATKIAAGASLILGRGLAFLRAGFIASAAGMKIMRLALISTGIGALVVALGAGAAWIIENWDKVKTFFENIWENVKPYWEATSNFFSSIFDGVVEWWRSIFGGFFDWVSEKFKWVVDTVSSIGNVLGAATDWTKDALGIGDGKESNWYNPFSWFNDEEPQNAPIKAKETLFAASNPASPQATAVAATASGANINISFNGDFLLNSNNGKFDLESFKAQITRSVKEALKRDEFNSVNTEIREQR; translated from the coding sequence ATGGACAACTCGCAAATCGGTATTAGTATAGGCCTAGCCGTTAAAGGGTTAAGTCAAATTTCGGAGTTAAAAAAGGGATTCGACGGTTTAAAAAGTAAAATTTCGCAGGCCAAAAACGCCGTTACGAGCCTAGATAGCGCCAAGCTTTCCAGCCTATCGGCGCAAATAAAATCGGCAAGAAAAGAGCTTTTTAGCGAACTTACCTTAAATCTAGGCGCTATCGCCAACTCTGCGGCTATCGGTTTGCCTATTAAGCTAGCCATCGACGACGAAGCGGCGTTTGCCAACGTTAAAAAATACGTAGACGACACCGATGAAAATTTAACTACGTTAAAAAATAGCATGAGAGGACTAAGCACCTCGCTAGGAAAAAGCTTCGGCGATATCGCTCAAATAGCCGTAGGTGGCGGTAAAATAAATTTAAAAGGGGACGAACTAGTAGTCTATACGAAGATGCTAGCTACCGGCTCGGTCGCGTTTGAAATGAGCGCGGACGCCTTGTCTCGCGCGGCCAATAATATGAAAGTCGGCTTTAAAATGGATAATTTAGAGCTTTTAAACGACTTTTTCGACCGAGTAAATTTGCTCGATAACAAAGTAACCAACGCAAATGCGGACGAGATATTCGAAGCTACGGCGCTAACGGCCGCAAATGCGAGTCTAATCGGATTAAGCGCTACTGATGCGGCCGCCATTAGCTCTACCATGCTAAGCACCGGTAAAGCTACGTCGGTCGTGGGCACTAGCTTAAATGCGCTTTATTCGACCCTATCGATGGCGGATAAAAAAGGCAAAGCGTTTCAAGAAGCGTTAGCTAGTATCGGTATGGACGCCGGGTATCTAAAAGCGGCTCTGGCTAAAGACGCCGCGGGCGCGATAACTACGTTTTTAGAAGCGATTTCAAAAGCCGATAAGGATAAGCAAGCGGGGCTTTTATACGATCTAGTGGGCGGAAATTTTAACGACGAAATCGCGGGGCTCGTCACCAACATAGACGCCCTTAAAGAAAACATGAGATTAGCCCGCTCAAACGAAGCGATAGGATCTATGCAAAAAGAGCTTCAAACCAAGCTAGATACTACGAAATCAGGCATAGAAAGATTGACGCAGGCGTGGAGAAATTTAGGCTCAAATCTTGGAGAGACGTTTTTACCGCTTGCGAACCTCCTTGCTTCGGCGCTGGGCGGGATAGCCGGTACGCTTGGCGAGCTAAACTCTAAGTTTCCTACGACGAGCACCGTAATAGTAAGCGCGGTTGCGGGTTTTATGATGTTTAAGCCGCTTTTACTTATCGGTAAAATCGCGCTTTTAAGCGTTGCGGACGGCTTTTTGGGCGTCGTTAAAATGCTTAAATTTTTAAATCCTTTAAATTTGGTAGCGGCGGCTAGGTGGAGCGCTCACGCGTTTAGTTTAGCGGGCGCGACGCTCGCGGCGAAAGCCCATGCGTTTAGTATGCTATTAGTAGGCGCTAGGCTAAGATCTGCGTTAATACTAACCGCGGCTTGGAGCGGAGCTACGAAAATCGCCGCGGGTGCTTCTTTGATACTAGGTAGAGGGCTAGCTTTTTTACGTGCCGGCTTTATAGCCTCCGCGGCCGGCATGAAGATAATGCGCCTAGCCCTCATCTCTACCGGAATCGGGGCTTTGGTAGTAGCTCTCGGGGCGGGCGCGGCATGGATTATAGAAAATTGGGATAAGGTGAAAACCTTTTTTGAAAACATTTGGGAGAACGTAAAGCCTTATTGGGAGGCTACTTCAAATTTCTTTAGTTCAATATTTGACGGGGTCGTAGAGTGGTGGAGATCTATATTCGGAGGCTTTTTTGATTGGGTATCCGAGAAATTTAAGTGGGTCGTAGATACCGTTAGCTCTATCGGCAACGTGCTCGGGGCGGCTACTGATTGGACGAAAGACGCTCTTGGTATAGGAGACGGCAAAGAGAGTAACTGGTATAACCCCTTTTCTTGGTTTAACGACGAAGAACCTCAAAACGCGCCGATAAAGGCCAAAGAGACCTTATTCGCGGCGTCTAACCCCGCCTCCCCGCAAGCCACCGCAGTAGCGGCTACCGCAAGCGGGGCAAATATCAATATAAGCTTTAACGGCGATTTTTTACTTAATTCAAATAACGGCAAATTCGATCTGGAAAGCTTTAAAGCTCAAATCACAAGAAGCGTCAAAGAGGCGCTTAAAAGAGATGAATTTAATAGCGTCAATACAGAAATAAGAGAGCAAAGGTAG
- a CDS encoding phage tail protein, whose product MSLLPNHKSKFDKLLDELFGLRLGGLDIGVINTLADSCPASLLPILAASFDVDIDGLNETNARWLIKNAFKIHFYSGSFYAVKKAVQSVDSGAIIIEGNLSQKYDGSIRHDKSRLYGSNTHWAEYSIIASIPLSKQKAKQISEAAKSAAPARCVLVSIDHRASSVVYDGQIKYNDQFNYGAYNG is encoded by the coding sequence ATGAGCCTGCTACCAAATCACAAAAGCAAATTTGATAAGCTACTTGATGAGCTATTCGGGCTTAGATTGGGTGGTCTTGACATTGGAGTAATCAATACACTTGCCGATTCTTGTCCTGCCTCTTTGCTGCCGATTTTAGCAGCCAGCTTTGATGTAGATATAGACGGGCTCAATGAAACGAATGCTAGATGGCTCATAAAAAACGCCTTTAAAATTCACTTTTACAGCGGTTCGTTTTATGCTGTGAAAAAAGCGGTGCAAAGCGTAGATAGTGGTGCAATCATCATCGAGGGCAATCTAAGTCAAAAATATGACGGATCCATAAGGCATGATAAAAGCAGGCTTTATGGTAGCAACACGCACTGGGCGGAGTATAGCATCATAGCTAGCATCCCCCTTTCAAAGCAAAAAGCAAAACAAATAAGCGAAGCTGCAAAGAGTGCAGCTCCTGCAAGGTGCGTGCTCGTAAGCATAGATCATAGAGCAAGCAGTGTGGTCTATGACGGGCAAATAAAATATAACGATCAATTCAACTATGGAGCATACAATGGCTAA
- a CDS encoding phage major tail tube protein has protein sequence MVKRQIPQVIQEANVFINGQGYLGVVKSLTIPKIEQETIEAKGALGGNFASGTIKPVEMEFKLSVLDRNTYLGYGLNTWNNRIPFLFKASIFQSGKGSPEPFSMAVTGDITEIDPGSFESGKEMEVSVKLAVHFLDINIGKVPVALLDVENMICLIGGVDYLAQVRSNLGE, from the coding sequence ATGGTAAAAAGACAAATTCCTCAGGTTATCCAGGAAGCAAACGTATTCATAAACGGTCAAGGATATTTGGGCGTAGTTAAATCGCTCACTATACCAAAGATAGAACAAGAGACGATCGAAGCCAAAGGGGCTCTTGGAGGCAATTTCGCAAGCGGAACGATAAAGCCGGTGGAAATGGAGTTTAAGCTAAGCGTGCTCGATAGGAACACATACTTGGGTTATGGACTCAACACTTGGAATAACAGAATTCCTTTTTTATTCAAGGCTAGCATCTTTCAATCCGGCAAAGGCTCTCCCGAACCTTTTTCTATGGCGGTTACCGGGGATATTACCGAGATAGATCCGGGAAGCTTTGAAAGCGGTAAAGAGATGGAGGTGAGCGTCAAGCTAGCCGTTCATTTTTTAGATATAAATATAGGCAAAGTCCCAGTAGCGCTACTAGACGTCGAAAACATGATATGCCTTATAGGCGGTGTGGATTATTTGGCGCAAGTGCGCTCAAATTTGGGCGAATAA
- a CDS encoding phage tail sheath family protein — translation MAAKFGVNVTVSAEAARPIAVESTTPIGIAGYEEVLENGLHFYMTTAKALEALEAKYKAKKDASQAFKKGSIYRALKGIEDQAVNTQIILSVFTKDDDSDTNDEITECKKAVAELTKAKSRFGYNPNLIIAPGFSQEDAVKGEIEKVATRLKATGIVDLKAQDAAAAIVKMGDFGTRRLVAAYPNVKVWDDETNAYVYEGQSARIAGMIAHTDGQSEFGYSDSYSNRVMIGVSGTEIDVDFELGETCTADELRAAKISTVIRESGFRAWGGETSDQDTIWKDLARVRVFDRISQACQKGVLFAIDKKADQLYHAKRSVSELLRGLVGAKVLLGYELSWSEKNTLANITDGKFYLDVRMQNNPIVKQLTLDFIYVDKYGETLMNDLNK, via the coding sequence ATGGCAGCAAAATTTGGTGTAAACGTAACCGTATCAGCTGAGGCGGCAAGACCTATAGCGGTAGAAAGTACTACGCCTATTGGTATAGCAGGGTATGAAGAGGTGTTAGAAAATGGTCTACATTTTTATATGACAACAGCAAAGGCACTTGAAGCTCTTGAAGCAAAATACAAAGCAAAAAAGGATGCAAGCCAAGCTTTTAAAAAAGGCTCTATTTATAGGGCTTTAAAAGGTATTGAAGATCAGGCTGTAAATACGCAAATAATTTTAAGCGTATTCACCAAAGACGACGATAGCGATACAAACGACGAGATCACCGAGTGCAAAAAGGCCGTAGCGGAGCTAACCAAAGCAAAATCTCGCTTTGGATATAACCCTAATCTAATCATAGCGCCTGGATTTAGCCAAGAAGACGCCGTAAAAGGCGAGATAGAAAAAGTAGCTACCAGGCTAAAAGCGACCGGCATCGTAGATCTAAAAGCCCAGGACGCGGCCGCAGCGATAGTAAAGATGGGAGACTTCGGCACTAGAAGGCTCGTTGCGGCGTATCCTAACGTCAAGGTTTGGGATGATGAAACCAACGCTTACGTCTATGAGGGGCAAAGCGCGAGAATAGCCGGCATGATAGCTCATACGGACGGCCAGAGCGAGTTTGGATATAGTGACAGCTACTCAAATAGGGTTATGATAGGAGTTTCGGGCACGGAAATAGACGTAGATTTCGAGCTAGGCGAAACCTGCACCGCGGACGAGCTAAGGGCGGCAAAAATTTCGACCGTCATTAGAGAAAGCGGCTTTAGAGCGTGGGGCGGAGAGACTAGCGATCAAGATACTATATGGAAGGATTTAGCGCGAGTTAGAGTGTTTGACCGTATTTCGCAAGCTTGCCAAAAAGGGGTGCTATTTGCGATAGACAAAAAAGCAGACCAGCTATATCACGCCAAAAGAAGTGTTAGTGAGCTGCTGCGCGGTCTAGTTGGGGCAAAAGTATTGCTCGGATACGAGCTATCTTGGAGCGAGAAAAATACGCTGGCCAATATCACGGACGGTAAATTTTATCTAGACGTCAGAATGCAAAACAATCCGATCGTTAAGCAGCTTACACTTGATTTTATCTACGTGGATAAATACGGCGAAACGCTTATGAACGATTTAAATAAATAA
- a CDS encoding sulfatase-like hydrolase/transferase yields the protein MVSFTNFYSCGTATETSVPCLSSDLKRENFSNREAKARENLVDIINKLGIKTYFFGNNSGSCEKNRSSGLRQS from the coding sequence GTGGTAAGTTTTACAAATTTCTACTCATGTGGAACAGCCACAGAGACTAGTGTACCTTGCCTATCTTCAGACTTAAAGCGAGAAAATTTTAGTAACCGTGAAGCAAAAGCTCGAGAAAATTTAGTTGATATCATCAATAAACTTGGCATAAAAACATACTTTTTTGGCAACAATAGTGGCAGCTGCGAAAAAAATAGGAGTAGTGGTTTGCGACAATCTTGA